AAAAACGACCACGATTTTGAAAATTTAGTGAAGAGCGACGATGTAGACGGGGTGATTATTGCAACTCCTTGGGAATGGCACGTGCCCATGGCTTTAGCCGCCATGAATGCCCGCAAATACGCCGGCGTTGAAGTATCGGCTACCGTAAAACTAGAAGAATCCTGGGCTTTGGTAGATACTTTTGAAAAAACCGGGGCACACTGCATGATCCTCGAAAACGTGTGTTACCGCCGCGACGTAATGGCCGTGTTAAACATGGTGCGCCAGAACCTGTTCGGGGAAATAATGCATTTGCAGTGCGGCTACCAACACGATTTACGCGGTATTAAATTTAACGACGGCAAACAACCGCCCGGTGTTGGGGTCGAGTTCGGGCCCAAAGCGTTTAGCGAAGCCAGGTGGCGCACGCAACATTCCATCGATCGCAACGGCGACCTTTATCCTACCCATGGACTTGGCCCCGTGGCCGAAATGATAAACATTAACCGTGGAAATCAGTTTTTGTACTTAACTTCCATGGCTTCTAAGGGACTTGGTTTGCACAAATATATTGTAGATAATGGCGGCGAAAATCACCCGAACGCTAAAGTAAAATTTAAACTGGGCGATGTCGTGCAAACCATGATAAAATGCGCCAACGGCGAAACCATCTTAATTACCCACGATACTAACTCGCCGCGCCCGTATTCTTTAGGGTTCCGGGTGCAGGGCACCAACGGCCTTTGGATGGACGATGGCAACCAGATTTATATTGAGAAAGTAAGCAAAACCAACGACGAATGGGAACCCGCCGACCCTTATTTAAAAAAATACGACCATAAACTCTGGCAGCAATTCGAGAAAGTAGCCGAAGGCTCCGGGCACGGCGGTATGGATTATTTTGTGATGCGCGACTTTGTGGAAGCCATCAAAAACAAAACCGCCCCACCCATTGATGTGTACGATGCTGCTGCCTGGTCGGCCATTAGTCCTTTATCAGAACAATCGATTGCGCAAAACTCAGCTTCAATCCCCATTCCGGATTTTACCCGCGGCAAATGGAAAACCCGGCAACCGGTGTTTGCGGTGTAAGTGAAATACTGGTATAATGTGATGAGGTAGAATTTTTAAAAATTTAAAAATCTACCATTAACGCTTTCATCCGCCTCATCTGAGTTATTTTAATTGTTCGCCTTGTTTTGCCGCCAGCAGGTAAATGAGCGAGGCGGTACCGTCCATGGTGGGCTCATTGGTGCTGTAATCGCCGTAGTCGTCGTGGTATACTGCCACGTCACTCTGGAAAGGTTCATACTCGTCCGGGTCATTTAATTTGATTCCAATCAGGTTCTGGTAAATTTTAGTGTACACCGGTCCATCCACCAGGCCGCCATCAATCGGGTATTGTTTCAGGTGTGTAAAGGCCG
The sequence above is a segment of the Adhaeribacter swui genome. Coding sequences within it:
- a CDS encoding Gfo/Idh/MocA family protein; translation: MGYLINRREFIRQSSGVLAAGLASSLMPGHVFAQNTAPKVRLGFIGVGLRGRDHLHNALAFPEVSITAICDIDPAAIAAAQKMLRDSGRKEAKVYSKNDHDFENLVKSDDVDGVIIATPWEWHVPMALAAMNARKYAGVEVSATVKLEESWALVDTFEKTGAHCMILENVCYRRDVMAVLNMVRQNLFGEIMHLQCGYQHDLRGIKFNDGKQPPGVGVEFGPKAFSEARWRTQHSIDRNGDLYPTHGLGPVAEMININRGNQFLYLTSMASKGLGLHKYIVDNGGENHPNAKVKFKLGDVVQTMIKCANGETILITHDTNSPRPYSLGFRVQGTNGLWMDDGNQIYIEKVSKTNDEWEPADPYLKKYDHKLWQQFEKVAEGSGHGGMDYFVMRDFVEAIKNKTAPPIDVYDAAAWSAISPLSEQSIAQNSASIPIPDFTRGKWKTRQPVFAV